In Aquimarina sp. TRL1, a single window of DNA contains:
- a CDS encoding response regulator transcription factor: protein METENKKILLVEDDPNFGTVLKDYLVMNDYQVVHAKNGMEGFEKFKKDDYDMCILDVMMPYKDGFTLAKEIRDKNEEIPIIFLTAKAMKEDVLKGYKIGADDYLNKPFDSEVLLMKIQAIMQRKTTESVVDSKQFEFMIGSFHLNSKLRFLTYKDEESIKLSPKENELLRLLALHLNDLMPRELALTKIWRDDNYFTSRSMDVYIAKLRKYLKQDETVEILNIHGEGFRLVVRKEGEEED, encoded by the coding sequence ATGGAAACAGAAAACAAAAAGATTTTGCTTGTTGAAGATGATCCGAATTTTGGAACTGTGTTAAAAGACTATCTTGTAATGAATGATTACCAAGTAGTCCATGCCAAGAATGGAATGGAAGGTTTTGAAAAGTTCAAAAAGGATGATTACGACATGTGTATTCTTGACGTAATGATGCCATACAAAGACGGATTTACATTAGCAAAAGAAATCAGAGATAAAAATGAAGAGATTCCTATTATCTTCCTAACTGCCAAGGCAATGAAAGAGGATGTGCTTAAAGGATACAAGATAGGAGCGGATGATTATCTTAATAAACCATTCGATAGTGAAGTGCTGTTAATGAAAATTCAGGCGATTATGCAGCGAAAAACTACTGAATCGGTAGTTGACAGTAAGCAGTTTGAGTTTATGATCGGAAGTTTCCATCTGAATTCTAAGTTGAGATTTCTTACCTATAAGGATGAAGAATCTATAAAATTGTCTCCAAAAGAAAACGAATTATTGCGTTTATTGGCGTTGCACTTAAATGACTTAATGCCTAGAGAATTAGCATTGACAAAAATATGGAGAGATGATAACTATTTTACCTCTCGTAGTATGGATGTGTATATCGCTAAACTTAGAAAATATTTAAAACAAGACGAAACGGTAGAAATTCTCAATATCCACGGAGAAGGATTTCGACTGGTAGTTCGAAAAGAAGGGGAAGAAGAAGACTAG
- a CDS encoding YggS family pyridoxal phosphate-dependent enzyme — protein MSITSNLQDIQESLPKEITLVAVSKTKPVADIKEAYQAGHRVFGENKIQEMTEKWEQLPQDILWHMIGHVQTNKVKYMAPYVHLIHAVDSLKLLKEINKQALKNKRIIHCLLQIKIAEEESKFGLSPSDAQALLASEEVSSLSNVHIEGFMGMATFTDNQKQIRQEFSVIKNLFDEMVPQYPQLKTLSIGMSGDYEVAIASGSTMVRIGSSIFGKRNYV, from the coding sequence ATGAGCATTACATCTAATCTGCAAGACATACAAGAATCATTACCTAAAGAGATCACCCTAGTCGCTGTATCAAAGACCAAACCTGTCGCCGATATTAAAGAAGCCTACCAGGCGGGACACCGAGTATTCGGAGAAAACAAAATTCAGGAGATGACAGAAAAATGGGAGCAGCTTCCTCAGGATATTTTATGGCATATGATCGGGCATGTACAGACAAATAAAGTAAAGTACATGGCTCCATATGTTCACTTGATCCATGCAGTTGATAGCTTAAAACTATTAAAAGAGATCAACAAGCAAGCCTTAAAAAATAAACGGATCATCCATTGCCTGTTACAAATAAAAATCGCAGAAGAAGAGAGTAAATTTGGACTTTCTCCTTCAGATGCCCAAGCACTATTAGCTTCTGAAGAGGTCAGCAGTTTATCCAATGTTCATATCGAAGGGTTTATGGGAATGGCTACCTTTACTGATAATCAAAAACAGATTCGACAAGAATTTAGTGTGATCAAAAACCTATTCGACGAAATGGTTCCTCAATACCCCCAACTAAAAACACTATCCATAGGAATGAGTGGGGATTATGAAGTCGCCATTGCTTCCGGTAGCACCATGGTTCGTATTGGAAGTTCTATTTTTGGAAAAAGAAACTATGTATAA
- a CDS encoding sensor histidine kinase KdpD: MNKRLFVLLIILMSLSLIGIIFVQGYWINNTVENNEEQFSLNAKHILISVSKDIQYREFEEIFFPLQQIIDTIDAPDNKTIRQLLDISIDSTRKGLSYANGSLEEDYKLFSSFIAFNIDTVKLKKVILNRKTDTIGGENGARITKNRKISKLERIQRLTDLQRRDYEEAIGEIASYFPIHRRVKKEEIERLINKELEKRDIKVDFEYAIYSNALATRVHSDDFSLEYPTTYSVPLFINEQGFSKYQLYVNFTGKKKYVLSSIKGMTILSIMFTLIIVIAYSSALSQLIMQRQISEIKTDFINNMTHELKTPIATINLALDAIKNPKIGGDSEKTQRYLTMIREENKRMHAQVENVLRISQLEKNQLNIKKERLKLHDIIEDAITHVSLIVEDKSGYIKTHLGAFKSAILANDSHMINVVVNILDNAIKYSEDSPKIDIYTENVKDSILLKIRDQGKGMSKVVQKKIFEKFFREHTGDLHNVKGHGLGLTYVKRIIDDHHGQIWVESERGKGSTFIIKLPLIS; this comes from the coding sequence ATGAATAAAAGACTATTCGTCCTGCTAATAATTTTGATGAGCTTGTCACTGATTGGTATCATTTTTGTGCAGGGATATTGGATTAATAATACGGTAGAAAATAATGAGGAACAGTTTTCGTTAAATGCAAAACATATTCTTATATCCGTATCAAAAGATATTCAGTATAGAGAGTTTGAAGAGATATTTTTTCCGTTGCAGCAAATTATAGATACAATTGATGCTCCGGATAATAAAACGATTCGACAATTGCTTGATATAAGCATTGATAGTACCAGAAAAGGATTGTCATATGCAAATGGTAGTTTAGAAGAAGATTATAAGCTGTTTTCTTCTTTTATAGCCTTCAATATCGATACGGTAAAGTTGAAAAAAGTAATATTGAATCGAAAGACAGATACGATAGGAGGAGAAAATGGAGCGCGTATCACAAAAAACAGAAAGATTTCTAAATTAGAAAGAATTCAAAGATTGACAGATCTTCAGCGAAGAGATTATGAAGAGGCTATAGGAGAAATCGCAAGTTATTTTCCGATACACAGGAGAGTAAAAAAAGAAGAGATAGAAAGATTAATAAATAAAGAGTTAGAAAAACGAGATATAAAAGTGGATTTTGAATATGCTATATATAGTAATGCACTAGCGACAAGAGTCCATTCTGATGATTTTAGCCTGGAATACCCAACTACTTATTCAGTACCACTTTTTATTAATGAACAAGGATTTAGTAAATATCAGTTGTATGTTAATTTTACAGGAAAGAAAAAATATGTGTTATCCTCGATAAAAGGGATGACAATTCTTTCTATCATGTTTACATTAATTATTGTTATTGCTTATTCCAGTGCATTATCTCAATTAATTATGCAGCGTCAGATATCGGAGATAAAAACAGATTTTATCAATAATATGACGCATGAATTAAAAACACCAATAGCAACTATAAACCTGGCGCTAGATGCCATTAAAAACCCGAAAATAGGTGGAGATAGCGAAAAAACACAACGATACCTGACGATGATACGAGAGGAAAATAAAAGAATGCATGCTCAGGTAGAAAATGTTTTACGGATTTCTCAACTGGAGAAAAATCAATTAAATATTAAAAAAGAAAGACTAAAGCTACACGATATTATAGAAGATGCAATAACCCATGTATCTCTTATAGTAGAAGATAAGTCCGGATATATTAAAACCCATTTGGGCGCATTTAAATCAGCGATATTAGCCAATGATAGTCATATGATTAATGTCGTAGTTAATATACTGGACAACGCTATAAAATATTCTGAAGACTCACCAAAAATAGATATCTATACAGAGAATGTTAAGGATAGCATTCTTCTGAAAATTAGAGATCAGGGAAAAGGGATGAGTAAAGTAGTACAAAAGAAAATATTTGAAAAATTCTTTAGAGAACACACAGGGGATCTTCACAATGTAAAAGGGCATGGCTTAGGACTTACTTATGTAAAAAGAATCATAGATGACCATCACGGTCAAATTTGGGTAGAGAGCGAAAGGGGAAAAGGCTCTACCTTCATAATTAAATTACCATTAATATCATAA
- a CDS encoding CdaR family protein: MKEQSSIRHRFSFKRNNVKTFLFFLTFTSMLWLFIQFSKNYTREVEVPIRYVNIPNGKILNTTSDLSLKIILNGNGFRLMSNNWKKNALTFDVEDAVTASGRGYSFFIDKQALLLKNNLDFKGRVLSVQKDTIRLKLDENLEKKIPVTINGNVTFTAGYGSAEGVIPSPDSVIVSGAKRIVDTIASIQTEEFLIEGVHKNYSTKVALDRSDFPLGVTVSPLEITASIDVSKFTEGSQEIPVTLINVPDNHEVKVFPKEVKVVYRVGLDTYNTIAPSDFKIIADYQKVAEGSSFLILEIKEYPVTVHDVRLGEKQVQFVILK, from the coding sequence ATGAAAGAACAAAGCAGTATACGTCATAGGTTTTCTTTTAAACGGAACAATGTAAAAACATTTCTGTTTTTTCTCACATTTACATCCATGCTATGGTTGTTTATTCAGTTTTCTAAAAACTATACAAGAGAGGTGGAGGTACCAATCCGATATGTGAATATCCCCAACGGAAAAATACTCAATACGACTAGTGACCTGAGCCTGAAGATTATTCTCAATGGAAACGGGTTTCGTCTGATGAGTAATAATTGGAAGAAAAATGCCTTGACTTTTGATGTAGAAGATGCTGTAACTGCTTCCGGTAGAGGGTATTCCTTTTTTATTGATAAGCAGGCATTATTACTTAAGAATAACCTGGATTTTAAAGGGCGGGTGTTATCTGTTCAGAAAGATACAATCCGGTTGAAGCTGGATGAGAATTTAGAAAAAAAGATACCTGTAACAATCAATGGAAATGTGACTTTTACAGCAGGTTACGGAAGTGCAGAAGGAGTAATTCCAAGCCCCGATTCAGTAATTGTCTCCGGAGCAAAAAGGATTGTGGATACGATTGCATCCATACAAACAGAAGAATTTCTGATAGAAGGGGTTCATAAAAACTACAGTACAAAAGTAGCTTTGGATCGAAGTGATTTTCCTTTGGGAGTTACTGTGAGTCCCTTAGAAATTACCGCTTCTATAGACGTAAGTAAATTTACGGAAGGAAGTCAGGAGATCCCGGTGACACTTATTAATGTACCTGACAATCATGAGGTAAAGGTATTTCCAAAAGAAGTCAAGGTAGTGTATAGGGTTGGGCTGGATACATATAATACAATAGCGCCCTCTGATTTTAAAATTATCGCGGATTATCAAAAGGTAGCAGAAGGGAGTTCTTTTTTGATTCTGGAGATTAAGGAATATCCGGTTACGGTTCACGATGTGAGGCTGGGAGAAAAACAGGTGCAATTTGTAATCTTAAAATAG
- a CDS encoding ion transporter yields MNSNKAETHWKNKLHEIIYEADTPAGKFFDIILLILIVLSIIFVMLESVKGLPQSTYDLLYYAEWIITIFFSLEYIARIVSIKKPSNYIFSFYGIIDFLSTIPLYLSFFFTGYHALLTVRALRLLRVFRILKISRYIGEANKLSTAIKNSRAKISVFLFAVIVLCIILGTIVYLVEGEESGFKNIPVSVYWCIVTMTTVGYGDIAPVTPAGQFIAALIMILGYGIIAVPTGIVSAEYSQHSKKVHLNTQSCHNCNENNHQDGAKFCHNCGESLYNE; encoded by the coding sequence TTGAACTCAAACAAAGCAGAAACTCATTGGAAAAATAAACTTCATGAAATTATTTATGAAGCAGATACGCCGGCTGGTAAGTTTTTCGATATCATTCTTCTGATATTAATCGTACTTAGTATCATTTTCGTGATGCTGGAGAGTGTCAAAGGACTCCCGCAATCGACTTATGATTTGCTATATTATGCAGAATGGATTATCACTATTTTTTTCTCACTAGAATACATTGCCCGGATTGTTTCGATAAAAAAGCCTTCTAACTATATTTTTAGTTTTTATGGGATCATTGATTTTCTATCTACGATTCCGTTATACTTATCTTTTTTCTTTACCGGATACCACGCACTGCTTACCGTACGTGCACTTCGGTTATTAAGGGTATTTCGAATATTAAAAATATCGAGATACATTGGAGAGGCAAATAAACTAAGTACCGCGATAAAAAACAGCAGGGCAAAAATTTCTGTATTCCTGTTTGCCGTTATTGTGCTATGTATTATTCTGGGAACTATTGTTTATCTGGTAGAAGGAGAAGAAAGCGGCTTTAAAAATATCCCTGTGAGTGTTTATTGGTGCATTGTAACAATGACTACTGTCGGATACGGAGATATTGCTCCTGTAACCCCGGCCGGGCAGTTTATAGCTGCTTTGATTATGATATTGGGATATGGTATCATTGCTGTTCCGACAGGAATTGTCAGTGCAGAATACTCTCAGCACTCAAAAAAAGTTCACTTAAACACCCAATCTTGTCATAATTGTAATGAAAATAACCACCAGGACGGGGCTAAATTTTGTCACAATTGCGGAGAATCACTCTATAATGAATAA
- the coaE gene encoding dephospho-CoA kinase (Dephospho-CoA kinase (CoaE) performs the final step in coenzyme A biosynthesis.) — MKVVGLTGGIGSGKSTIANMFQDMGIAVYIADKEAKQLMNTDETLQAAIVDLLGEKAYQDGALNRAYIANKVFRDKALLEALNSIVHPAVAKDFNNWKNKQKGQYVIKEAAILFENGGYKKCDYTILVVVSEEERIRRVMQRDNTTEEQVKDRMKNQWTDDQKVPFADFVIRNNNLKNTHDQVQKIHNKIILLSSCE; from the coding sequence ATGAAAGTAGTAGGACTTACCGGAGGAATTGGAAGTGGCAAATCGACAATTGCTAATATGTTTCAGGATATGGGGATTGCTGTTTATATCGCAGATAAAGAGGCAAAACAGTTGATGAATACAGATGAAACCCTACAAGCTGCTATTGTAGACTTATTAGGAGAAAAAGCATATCAGGACGGCGCATTGAATCGAGCGTATATAGCGAATAAAGTTTTTCGGGATAAAGCCTTGTTAGAAGCATTAAATAGTATCGTGCATCCTGCAGTAGCGAAAGATTTTAACAATTGGAAGAATAAACAAAAGGGGCAATACGTTATAAAAGAAGCAGCTATTCTATTTGAGAATGGAGGATATAAAAAATGTGATTATACGATCCTGGTTGTCGTGTCAGAAGAAGAACGTATCAGGCGGGTGATGCAACGAGATAATACAACAGAAGAACAGGTAAAAGATCGAATGAAAAACCAATGGACAGATGACCAAAAAGTCCCGTTTGCCGACTTTGTAATACGAAATAATAATCTGAAAAATACACACGATCAGGTTCAGAAAATCCACAATAAAATTATTCTCTTATCGTCTTGTGAATAA
- a CDS encoding glycosyltransferase family 2 protein, translated as MKPDFSFIIPVYNRPEEIKELLASMKAMEYDQPYEIVIVEDGSTDTAAAEVEKYKDQLSISYYQKENTGPGDSRNYGMRVAKGNYFIILDSDVILPADYLSEVASFLAKKFVHCFGGPDDAHSSFSDLQKAISFSMTSYMTTGGIRGRKNTMGKFQPRSFNMGLSREAFEKSSGFGNIHPGEDPDLTIRLWELGYETALIPTAKVFHKRRISWEKFKIQVHKFGLVRPILNKWHPQTAKITYWFPSLFIAFAILSIVAACFGYWYFAAFLAGYFLLIFIGALRSYKSVSIAIKAVIAVLIQFYGYGKGFLTAYYYIHVLGKKPEEKFRKLFFRQ; from the coding sequence ATGAAGCCAGACTTTTCATTTATTATACCTGTTTATAACAGGCCCGAAGAGATTAAAGAATTATTAGCGAGTATGAAAGCTATGGAGTATGATCAGCCATATGAAATAGTAATTGTAGAAGATGGTTCCACTGATACTGCAGCCGCAGAGGTAGAAAAATATAAAGATCAATTATCGATCAGTTATTATCAAAAGGAAAATACGGGACCGGGAGATTCCAGGAACTATGGGATGCGTGTGGCAAAAGGGAATTACTTTATAATTTTGGATAGTGATGTAATTTTACCGGCGGATTACCTAAGCGAAGTCGCTTCTTTTTTAGCGAAGAAGTTTGTTCATTGTTTTGGAGGTCCCGATGATGCACATTCGAGTTTCTCGGACCTGCAAAAAGCAATTAGCTTCAGTATGACTTCATATATGACAACTGGAGGAATTAGAGGAAGAAAAAATACGATGGGTAAATTTCAGCCGAGAAGTTTTAATATGGGCTTATCCAGAGAGGCTTTTGAAAAATCATCCGGATTCGGAAATATTCATCCCGGAGAAGATCCGGATTTGACTATCCGTTTGTGGGAGCTGGGATATGAAACAGCTTTGATTCCAACGGCAAAAGTTTTTCATAAACGAAGAATCTCCTGGGAAAAATTTAAAATACAGGTTCATAAGTTTGGGTTGGTGCGGCCTATTTTGAATAAATGGCATCCGCAAACAGCAAAAATAACCTATTGGTTTCCAAGCTTGTTTATCGCATTTGCAATACTGTCGATAGTCGCTGCATGTTTTGGGTACTGGTATTTTGCAGCCTTCCTGGCAGGGTATTTTTTACTGATTTTTATAGGAGCACTGCGATCTTATAAAAGTGTATCGATAGCAATCAAAGCTGTAATAGCTGTTTTGATACAGTTTTATGGGTATGGAAAAGGTTTTTTAACCGCTTATTACTATATTCATGTATTAGGTAAAAAACCAGAAGAGAAGTTTCGGAAATTATTTTTTCGGCAGTAG
- a CDS encoding exonuclease domain-containing protein yields MYAILDIETTGGKYNEEGITEIAIYKFDGHEIVDQFISLINPERPIQPFVSNLTGINNEMLRNAPKFYEVAKRIVEITTDAIIVAHNASFDYRILKTEFSRLGFEFERESLCTVELSRKLIPDQPSYSLGKLVRSLGIPMTDRHRANGDALATVKLFKLLLAKDVEKKIVTNTVRFKPKRQIDDKLLKLIDSVPSETGVYYMHDAEGKIIYIGKSRNIKKRLNQHFTSDNRKSKRIQEEVTHVTFEITGSELLALLKENEEIKLHKPKFNRALRRTRFDQALYQFTDEKGYINLKTARIDLRKKPITIFTNRQQAKSFMFKWSEEYQLCQKLMGLDTGKKNCFNYTIKQCYGACISEESPAEYNERVMELIHHHSFKNETMVLIDRGREVDERGVVLIENGILQGFGYFTLNYQINNIEILRSIITPMSHNRDAQHIIQSYIRKNKKLKIIKPTSNE; encoded by the coding sequence ATGTATGCAATTTTAGATATAGAAACAACAGGAGGAAAATACAATGAAGAAGGTATTACTGAAATTGCTATCTATAAATTTGACGGTCATGAAATAGTGGATCAATTTATAAGTTTAATTAACCCGGAGCGTCCGATACAGCCTTTCGTATCCAACCTGACCGGGATTAATAACGAAATGCTTAGAAATGCCCCCAAATTTTATGAAGTTGCCAAGCGAATTGTAGAAATCACAACAGATGCGATTATTGTGGCTCACAATGCGAGTTTTGATTATCGTATTCTGAAAACAGAATTCTCACGACTGGGATTTGAATTCGAAAGAGAATCTCTTTGTACTGTAGAACTCTCCCGAAAACTAATCCCGGATCAACCATCCTATAGCCTCGGAAAACTAGTTCGAAGCCTGGGAATCCCCATGACCGATAGGCACCGGGCGAATGGAGATGCTTTAGCCACTGTAAAACTTTTCAAACTTCTTCTTGCCAAGGATGTAGAAAAAAAGATTGTCACTAATACGGTTCGTTTTAAACCCAAAAGACAAATTGACGATAAGCTACTAAAGCTTATTGACAGTGTCCCTTCGGAGACCGGAGTATATTATATGCACGATGCCGAAGGCAAGATTATCTATATCGGAAAAAGCAGGAATATCAAAAAAAGGCTCAACCAGCATTTTACCAGTGATAACCGGAAATCGAAACGGATACAGGAAGAAGTTACCCATGTGACTTTTGAGATTACAGGAAGTGAGTTACTCGCCTTATTAAAGGAGAATGAAGAAATCAAATTACACAAGCCTAAGTTTAATCGGGCCCTGAGAAGAACACGTTTTGATCAGGCTCTTTATCAATTTACAGACGAAAAAGGATATATCAATCTCAAAACGGCAAGAATTGACCTCAGAAAAAAACCTATCACTATATTCACTAACAGGCAGCAGGCCAAATCTTTTATGTTTAAGTGGTCAGAGGAATATCAGCTCTGCCAAAAATTAATGGGATTAGATACTGGCAAAAAAAATTGTTTTAACTACACTATTAAGCAATGCTATGGAGCTTGTATATCAGAAGAATCTCCTGCCGAGTATAACGAACGGGTGATGGAATTAATACATCACCATTCTTTCAAAAACGAAACCATGGTTTTGATCGACCGGGGAAGAGAGGTTGACGAACGCGGAGTCGTATTAATAGAAAATGGAATATTGCAGGGGTTCGGGTACTTTACCCTTAATTATCAGATAAACAATATCGAGATTTTACGCTCTATTATAACACCTATGAGTCATAACAGAGATGCCCAGCATATCATTCAAAGTTACATTAGAAAAAACAAAAAGTTAAAAATTATTAAACCTACCAGTAATGAGTAG
- the miaA gene encoding tRNA (adenosine(37)-N6)-dimethylallyltransferase MiaA, producing the protein MNKHLIVIVGPTAIGKTNLSIQLARHFDCEILSADSRQFFKEMQIGTAAPTTEELSMAPHHCIQHISIQDAYSVGDYEKEALSILTSLFAKKDIAILIGGSGLYVRAVTDGLDDFPEIDPAIRITLNDIFEKKGITALQEQLQTLDPVQYNKMDIQNPHRLIRALEICIGTGTPYSSFLSTAGKSRPFNIIKIGITADRQIIYDRINTRVDHMMEEGLLKEVTALYEFKALNALNTVGYKELFKYLDKEWSLETAIAEIKKNTRRFAKRQLTWFRKDPKIHWFDYQEDTKKIIQKIDTFLS; encoded by the coding sequence ATGAATAAACATCTTATTGTTATTGTTGGCCCTACTGCCATTGGAAAAACGAATCTAAGTATTCAACTGGCACGTCATTTTGATTGCGAAATTTTGTCTGCGGATAGCCGGCAATTTTTTAAAGAAATGCAGATCGGAACTGCAGCCCCTACGACAGAAGAGCTGAGTATGGCACCTCATCACTGCATACAACATATCAGCATACAGGATGCTTATTCTGTAGGAGATTATGAAAAAGAAGCACTCAGCATCTTAACCTCCTTATTTGCCAAAAAAGATATCGCTATTCTAATTGGAGGATCCGGTTTATATGTCCGGGCAGTAACTGATGGGCTTGATGATTTCCCCGAAATAGATCCTGCCATCCGGATTACTTTAAATGACATTTTTGAAAAAAAGGGAATCACGGCACTTCAGGAACAGTTACAAACATTAGACCCTGTACAGTACAACAAAATGGATATTCAAAATCCGCATCGATTGATTCGGGCACTAGAGATCTGTATTGGTACCGGTACCCCCTACTCTTCTTTTCTAAGTACCGCTGGAAAAAGCCGTCCTTTTAATATTATAAAAATAGGGATTACTGCCGATCGTCAGATTATTTATGATCGTATCAATACCAGAGTAGATCATATGATGGAGGAAGGCTTACTAAAAGAAGTAACCGCTTTATATGAATTCAAAGCATTAAATGCCCTGAATACTGTTGGTTATAAAGAGTTATTCAAGTACCTGGATAAGGAATGGTCTCTGGAAACAGCTATTGCCGAAATAAAAAAGAACACAAGACGCTTTGCTAAGCGACAGCTAACCTGGTTCCGAAAAGACCCAAAAATTCACTGGTTTGACTACCAGGAAGACACAAAGAAAATCATACAGAAAATTGATACGTTTCTCTCATAA
- a CDS encoding DUF1015 domain-containing protein, whose translation MATIKPFKAVRPTRDKVGLIASRSYQSYTPEERDSRMTHNPYSFLHIVNPGYKYQKVISGEERYKLVRNRYLEFKEDDIFIQDQQTSYYVYKIVNREQESFCGIVAAASAEDYENNVIKKHEDTIQDRETTFKEYLRTVGFNAEPVLLTYPDNDIITSIIKNTVAERAEYEFTTTYRDTHYLWQINQPEILRQIEKEFAAMETIYIADGHHRSASSYLLSKDLKEENSNHTGTEAYNFFMSYLIPESELRIYEFNRLIKDLNGLTKEEFLIRLDEWFRIENRGIEVYKPSKPHHFSLYLEGEFYSLYLRKTIYEFNTALDSLDAHILFKTILEPILNITDLRTDDRIEYSHGKNDIVYVKTKVDSGEFKAGFGLFPATVEQMKNIADEGLTMPPKSTYIEPKLRSGITIYEFEK comes from the coding sequence ATGGCTACCATTAAACCTTTTAAAGCAGTCAGACCCACCAGAGACAAAGTAGGATTAATCGCCTCTCGCTCTTATCAAAGTTATACTCCAGAAGAACGGGATTCCAGAATGACGCATAATCCGTATTCTTTTCTGCATATCGTAAACCCTGGTTACAAATACCAAAAAGTAATTTCGGGAGAAGAGCGATATAAGCTCGTCCGAAACAGGTATTTGGAATTCAAGGAAGACGACATTTTTATTCAGGATCAACAGACCTCGTATTATGTGTATAAGATTGTCAACAGGGAACAGGAATCTTTTTGTGGTATTGTAGCAGCCGCAAGTGCCGAAGATTATGAGAACAATGTTATCAAAAAGCATGAGGATACGATTCAGGATCGGGAAACCACCTTTAAAGAATATCTCCGTACAGTAGGTTTTAATGCAGAACCTGTGCTTCTCACCTACCCAGATAATGACATCATAACCTCAATCATAAAAAATACAGTAGCAGAAAGAGCCGAATATGAGTTTACCACCACCTACAGAGACACTCATTATTTATGGCAAATCAATCAACCGGAAATTCTCCGGCAGATCGAAAAAGAGTTTGCAGCTATGGAAACCATCTATATTGCTGACGGACATCATCGATCCGCTTCTTCTTATTTACTTTCCAAAGACCTGAAAGAAGAAAATTCTAATCATACAGGAACAGAAGCCTATAATTTCTTTATGAGTTACCTGATTCCCGAATCCGAACTTCGGATATATGAATTCAATCGCCTTATTAAAGATCTGAACGGACTTACTAAAGAAGAATTTTTAATTCGTCTGGATGAGTGGTTCCGTATCGAAAATCGAGGAATTGAAGTGTACAAACCCAGTAAACCTCATCATTTTAGCTTATACCTGGAAGGAGAGTTTTACTCTTTGTATCTGAGAAAAACAATCTACGAATTTAATACTGCATTAGATTCTCTAGACGCTCATATTCTGTTCAAAACAATTCTTGAACCCATCTTAAACATAACAGATCTTCGTACTGATGACAGAATCGAATACTCTCATGGAAAAAATGACATTGTTTATGTAAAAACAAAAGTTGACTCCGGGGAATTCAAAGCAGGTTTTGGTTTATTTCCTGCGACTGTTGAACAAATGAAAAATATAGCCGATGAGGGCTTGACCATGCCTCCAAAAAGCACGTATATTGAGCCTAAATTAAGAAGTGGGATCACTATTTATGAATTTGAAAAATAA
- a CDS encoding M23 family metallopeptidase has product MKLNFLLFICLLQICCKKEQGSLATMSKSPSPYTQQYPQLDHLFKKHPTYIASSFDFPVGKPDAKGYYNAQHFGENAHLGEDWNGIKGGNSDLGDPIYAIANGYVSFAQDIGGGWGHVIRIIHQYQGSYYESVYAHCHTIAVKKGDLLHKGTPIGTIGNAHGKYYAHLHLEIRNHIFMDIGQGYSNDTKGYIHPTNFINSN; this is encoded by the coding sequence ATGAAGCTAAACTTCCTTCTTTTTATTTGTTTATTACAGATATGCTGTAAAAAAGAGCAAGGAAGTTTAGCTACTATGTCTAAAAGTCCCTCTCCATATACTCAGCAGTACCCGCAGCTGGATCATCTTTTTAAAAAACACCCAACCTATATCGCCAGTAGTTTTGATTTCCCCGTTGGCAAACCTGATGCCAAAGGGTATTACAATGCGCAACATTTTGGAGAAAATGCACATTTGGGAGAAGACTGGAATGGAATCAAGGGAGGAAATAGTGATTTAGGCGATCCTATTTATGCCATTGCCAATGGATATGTATCCTTTGCTCAGGATATCGGAGGCGGATGGGGACATGTAATTCGTATTATTCATCAATACCAAGGCTCCTATTATGAATCTGTCTATGCACATTGTCATACCATAGCGGTCAAAAAAGGAGATTTACTCCATAAAGGAACACCTATTGGTACTATAGGGAATGCCCATGGAAAATATTACGCACATTTACACCTGGAAATAAGAAATCATATCTTTATGGATATCGGACAAGGATATTCCAATGATACTAAAGGATATATACATCCTACAAATTTTATAAATTCAAACTAA